The following coding sequences lie in one Euhalothece natronophila Z-M001 genomic window:
- a CDS encoding ATP adenylyltransferase family protein, translating to MLLLPNQFWQSVKITQHKAIESQALQPIPTEYEIIEDQGIPFLVRILKILKKKEAEKQKQAQYQETTGKDFDPFLPYEKDLFVSDISDTHICLLNKFNVVENHLLIVTREFEEQENLINQADLTALCACLQKVNGLGFYNSGELAGASVKHKHLQFIPNSLAPNLEELPITAALKTANFLGEVGSISLFGFHHGFTWLNLDWNLSPEEIAKKVLQYYQMLLETVNGKDTTNYNFLMTREWMLIVPRKQEKFQSIGVNSLGFAGGLLVKDQEELELVKKIGPLKILEAVGYSRNYSRSNSVP from the coding sequence ATGCTTTTACTCCCGAATCAATTTTGGCAATCAGTAAAAATCACACAACATAAAGCTATTGAATCACAAGCACTGCAACCGATTCCCACAGAATATGAAATCATTGAGGATCAGGGAATCCCTTTTTTAGTGAGAATTTTGAAAATTTTAAAGAAAAAAGAAGCAGAAAAGCAGAAGCAAGCACAATATCAAGAAACAACAGGAAAAGATTTTGATCCGTTTCTTCCCTACGAAAAAGATTTATTTGTTAGTGATATTTCCGATACTCATATTTGCCTGTTGAATAAATTTAATGTTGTAGAAAATCATTTGCTGATTGTAACTCGCGAGTTTGAAGAACAAGAAAATTTAATTAATCAAGCAGATTTGACGGCACTTTGTGCTTGTTTGCAAAAGGTTAATGGCTTAGGATTTTACAATTCTGGTGAATTAGCCGGTGCTTCAGTTAAGCATAAACATTTACAATTTATTCCCAATTCTCTTGCTCCAAACTTAGAAGAACTTCCTATTACTGCTGCTCTAAAAACCGCTAATTTTCTAGGAGAAGTGGGCAGTATTTCATTATTTGGTTTTCATCATGGTTTTACTTGGTTGAATCTCGATTGGAACTTATCTCCAGAAGAAATTGCTAAAAAAGTTCTTCAATATTATCAAATGTTACTAGAAACAGTCAATGGTAAAGATACGACTAATTATAATTTTTTAATGACACGAGAATGGATGCTGATTGTGCCTAGAAAGCAAGAGAAATTTCAATCAATTGGAGTTAATTCTTTAGGATTTGCTGGTGGCTTATTAGTGAAAGATCAAGAGGAATTAGAATTAGTTAAAAAAATCGGTCCCTTAAAAATTTTAGAAGCGGTGGGTTACTCCCGAAATTATAGTCGTTCCAATTCAGTTCCGTAG
- a CDS encoding SDR family oxidoreductase: MEESQSRQKALITGASSGIGKETALAFAKAGVDLALVGRSQEKLDAVISEVSQYSVQVKSYQIDLAATSTVKGNIKDIVTDFGSVDILVNNAGMGYTNPLSETPLEEWEQVLNLNLTSVFQCIQGVLPTMRDRARGTIINIASIAAHSPFPSWGAYSVSKAGIITLSKALSGEEKENGIRVITITPGAVNTPLWDTDSVKMELNRDAMLNPQVVAQTIVQAALLPQQAVIEEMTLMPSAGAL, translated from the coding sequence ATGGAGGAATCCCAGAGTCGCCAAAAAGCCCTAATTACAGGTGCAAGTAGCGGCATTGGTAAAGAAACTGCCCTTGCTTTTGCTAAAGCAGGAGTTGATCTTGCCTTAGTCGGGCGCTCACAAGAAAAATTAGATGCTGTGATCTCAGAAGTGAGCCAGTATTCAGTACAGGTAAAATCTTACCAAATTGATTTAGCGGCAACTAGTACAGTAAAGGGGAATATTAAAGACATTGTTACTGACTTTGGTAGCGTTGATATCTTAGTTAACAATGCAGGGATGGGATATACCAATCCCCTCAGCGAAACCCCTTTAGAGGAATGGGAACAAGTGTTAAATCTCAATTTAACCAGTGTTTTCCAGTGTATTCAGGGCGTTTTACCCACAATGCGCGATCGCGCTAGGGGAACAATTATTAATATTGCTTCGATTGCAGCTCATAGCCCTTTTCCAAGTTGGGGGGCTTATAGTGTTAGTAAGGCGGGAATTATTACCCTTTCTAAAGCTCTCTCAGGAGAAGAAAAAGAAAATGGGATTCGCGTCATTACCATTACTCCCGGTGCTGTTAATACTCCTTTATGGGATACCGACAGTGTGAAAATGGAATTAAATCGTGATGCAATGCTTAATCCCCAAGTTGTTGCTCAAACCATTGTTCAAGCAGCCTTATTACCCCAACAAGCTGTCATTGAAGAAATGACTCTAATGCCAAGTGCGGGGGCTCTTTAG
- the folE gene encoding GTP cyclohydrolase I FolE — MTTASSNSSMSNGSGKVNTQVSLNSASSVEAAVTQDSNTEEMMQAVRSILQGVGEDPDREGLKKTPKRVAEAMQFLTQGYEQSLEELVNGAIFDEGHNEMVLVRDIDVFSLCEHHMLPFMGKAHVAYIPNQKVVGLSKLARIVEMYSRRLQVQERLTRQIAEAIQSILDPQGVAVVMEATHMCMVMRGVQKPSSWTVTSAMLGVFQEEQKTREEFLNLIRHQPSFH, encoded by the coding sequence ATGACAACTGCTTCATCCAACAGTTCAATGTCCAACGGTTCAGGTAAAGTCAATACGCAAGTGTCTCTTAATAGTGCTTCTTCTGTAGAAGCTGCTGTTACCCAAGACAGTAATACAGAAGAAATGATGCAGGCGGTGAGAAGTATCCTACAAGGTGTGGGAGAAGATCCTGATCGCGAAGGATTGAAAAAAACTCCTAAACGAGTTGCCGAAGCTATGCAATTCCTCACCCAAGGTTATGAACAATCTCTTGAGGAATTAGTCAACGGCGCGATCTTTGACGAGGGGCATAATGAGATGGTACTCGTTAGAGACATTGATGTTTTTAGTCTTTGTGAACATCATATGTTGCCTTTCATGGGAAAAGCTCATGTTGCTTATATTCCTAATCAAAAAGTAGTAGGATTAAGTAAACTAGCTCGGATTGTCGAGATGTATTCCCGTCGCTTGCAGGTACAAGAACGTCTCACTCGCCAAATTGCAGAGGCAATTCAAAGCATACTAGATCCCCAGGGCGTTGCTGTTGTTATGGAGGCCACTCATATGTGTATGGTGATGCGAGGGGTGCAAAAACCCAGTTCTTGGACAGTTACCAGTGCGATGTTAGGAGTGTTTCAAGAAGAACAGAAAACCAGAGAAGAGTTTCTCAATTTAATTCGTCATCAGCCCAGTTTTCATTAA
- a CDS encoding alpha-mannosidase, which yields MSPKTKTIQGIIVSHTHWDRAWYLPFQSFRHRLVRMVDELMDILETDPNFRAFTLDGQTVLLEDYLEIRPEQETRLKKLIQSGRILIGPWFTMPDLFLISGESVIRNLQEGRKWCEKFGNYMAVGYLPDPFGHFAQMPQIFQGFDIDSYIFMRGLDAETKASHGAIFNWQSPDGSTVLAIYEREGYFPVGSLGHPSVFGRFEGHEVKVDLAKKQIEQALETMLPLQAEETVLLSNGFDHLPVQKEIPQLLSQLNESLEGIELTHGTIPEFVEAIKQENQSHQTYQGDLIGNADQPILASVYSTRMYLKQQNHSAQQLLSRYVEPLSVWLESQGWGNDVRPFLNYSWRLLFKNHAHDDICGCSVDGVHDDDEYRFRQIEQIGEGLLVEHLETLLKQGFIPPQQTGDYTTDVFVLNPHPWEATYTVETEVYFPNPDGEWGEPLPPLSLTGCDGHGKPIKISVLDTEAPKARSRYLETTWGRYYQVSFSITLPPLGYQLVHIYQTSQPLSTPETQQPLTLENQRYQLTVTDNTLTLTEKTTGIQFSDFLQLEYQPDLGDTYSFSPVPDVTPIWGKLTEAKFHPQKADTLRLTYQLNIQDTTLESIPSSESQVTSEPSFAPFSKGGWGDHPLQNSITVDLSLNTHESISIQINYESTVENARIRAVLPLGFTTKNSLADGHFRLVSREKPQLRTPESDPQRYQTYPGELDYPTHHQGDFVLFTGDNYQVWVANRGLPEYEVIGDKVAITLHRAVGYLSVGKGRIRPCQAGPSVPTPGAQCKREINAELAYGLANLEQETIIRKAREFAHPAWGREMPYLPYVNSTGQLGRYGSLCAIDNPNIILSALKPHEEKGIMVLRVYNQTEVTQTATVTFGWNVTAYCETNLLEMWEHGKEVSNQELSIQLYPHQIKTFLLQS from the coding sequence ATGTCTCCAAAAACTAAAACAATTCAGGGTATTATTGTTTCTCATACTCATTGGGATCGCGCTTGGTATCTCCCGTTTCAATCTTTTCGTCATCGCTTAGTGCGAATGGTTGATGAGTTAATGGATATCTTAGAAACTGATCCTAATTTTCGGGCTTTTACTCTCGATGGGCAAACTGTTCTTTTAGAAGACTACCTAGAAATCCGCCCTGAACAAGAAACGCGATTAAAAAAATTAATTCAGTCGGGACGCATTTTAATTGGTCCTTGGTTTACCATGCCCGATTTATTTTTAATTAGTGGCGAATCTGTCATTCGGAACTTACAAGAAGGGCGTAAATGGTGTGAAAAATTCGGGAATTATATGGCAGTGGGGTATCTTCCTGATCCCTTTGGACATTTTGCCCAGATGCCTCAAATTTTTCAAGGATTTGACATTGATAGTTATATTTTTATGCGCGGTTTAGACGCGGAAACCAAAGCCAGTCACGGCGCAATTTTTAATTGGCAATCTCCTGATGGTTCAACGGTTTTAGCTATTTATGAAAGAGAAGGCTATTTCCCTGTTGGATCATTAGGTCATCCCAGTGTATTTGGGCGTTTTGAAGGACATGAAGTTAAGGTTGATCTGGCGAAAAAACAAATTGAACAAGCCTTAGAAACCATGCTTCCCTTGCAAGCTGAGGAAACAGTTTTACTCAGTAATGGCTTTGATCATCTCCCTGTACAAAAAGAAATTCCCCAGTTATTATCCCAACTAAATGAAAGTTTAGAGGGAATTGAGTTAACCCACGGAACAATTCCTGAATTTGTGGAAGCAATTAAACAGGAAAATCAATCTCATCAAACCTATCAGGGAGATTTAATTGGCAATGCGGATCAGCCGATTTTAGCCAGTGTTTATTCTACCCGAATGTATTTAAAACAGCAGAATCATTCGGCACAACAATTATTATCTCGATATGTTGAACCCCTGAGTGTTTGGCTAGAAAGTCAAGGCTGGGGAAATGATGTTCGTCCTTTTTTGAACTATAGCTGGCGGTTATTATTCAAAAATCATGCCCATGATGATATTTGTGGCTGTAGTGTGGATGGGGTACATGATGATGATGAGTATCGGTTTCGCCAGATTGAACAAATTGGGGAGGGATTATTAGTTGAACATTTAGAGACGTTATTAAAACAGGGATTTATTCCGCCACAGCAAACGGGAGATTACACCACAGATGTTTTTGTGTTGAACCCTCATCCTTGGGAAGCGACTTATACTGTGGAAACTGAGGTTTATTTTCCGAACCCTGATGGGGAATGGGGAGAACCGTTACCGCCTTTATCTTTAACAGGATGTGATGGTCACGGGAAGCCCATTAAAATTAGTGTACTGGATACGGAAGCCCCAAAAGCGCGATCGCGCTACTTAGAAACCACTTGGGGAAGATATTATCAAGTTAGCTTTTCCATCACCCTTCCCCCTCTCGGTTATCAACTGGTTCACATTTACCAAACCAGTCAGCCTTTATCCACACCAGAAACACAGCAACCGTTAACCCTCGAAAACCAACGCTATCAACTTACCGTTACTGATAACACTCTCACTCTCACGGAAAAAACCACAGGAATACAATTCTCTGACTTTCTCCAGTTAGAATATCAACCTGATCTTGGCGATACCTATTCCTTTAGTCCAGTTCCTGATGTTACCCCTATTTGGGGAAAACTGACAGAAGCCAAATTTCATCCCCAGAAAGCAGACACTCTCCGCTTAACTTATCAGCTAAACATTCAAGATACGACTCTGGAGAGTATCCCATCTTCAGAAAGTCAGGTTACATCAGAACCATCCTTCGCCCCCTTTAGTAAGGGGGGTTGGGGGGATCATCCTCTACAAAATAGCATTACGGTTGATCTGAGTCTCAATACTCACGAATCCATCTCCATCCAAATAAACTACGAATCTACGGTGGAGAATGCACGTATCCGCGCTGTTCTTCCCTTAGGCTTTACCACCAAAAACTCCCTTGCCGATGGACATTTTCGACTGGTTTCCCGTGAGAAACCGCAGTTAAGAACTCCTGAAAGTGATCCTCAACGGTATCAAACCTATCCTGGGGAGTTAGACTATCCCACCCATCATCAAGGAGACTTTGTTTTATTCACAGGAGACAATTATCAAGTTTGGGTGGCTAACCGAGGCTTACCTGAATATGAAGTGATTGGAGATAAAGTCGCAATTACCTTACATCGCGCCGTGGGCTATTTATCGGTGGGAAAAGGTCGCATTCGCCCATGTCAAGCTGGGCCCTCAGTTCCCACTCCTGGCGCACAATGTAAACGGGAAATTAATGCTGAACTCGCTTATGGACTTGCCAATTTAGAGCAAGAAACCATCATTCGTAAAGCCCGTGAATTTGCTCATCCTGCGTGGGGACGGGAAATGCCTTACTTGCCCTATGTTAACTCTACAGGACAATTAGGGCGTTATGGTTCTCTCTGCGCGATCGATAACCCTAATATTATCTTATCTGCCTTAAAACCCCATGAGGAAAAGGGAATCATGGTCTTGCGAGTGTATAATCAAACAGAAGTAACGCAAACTGCAACTGTCACCTTCGGCTGGAACGTCACTGCTTACTGCGAAACTAACTTATTGGAAATGTGGGAACACGGAAAAGAAGTTTCTAATCAGGAACTTTCGATTCAACTTTACCCTCATCAAATCAAAACCTTTTTATTGCAGTCGTAA
- a CDS encoding type II toxin-antitoxin system HicB family antitoxin, which yields MLTYKAMYKFLDEGVHGEVLDFPGTITFAETLEKTRKSLSAALVDMAETNLQNGESLPQPNPTITDPESDLEEPIYLLLNATPHIQIIPDLATS from the coding sequence ATGCTAACTTATAAAGCAATGTATAAATTTTTAGATGAGGGGGTTCATGGAGAAGTTTTAGATTTTCCTGGAACTATTACCTTTGCAGAAACGCTTGAAAAGACTCGCAAATCTTTATCAGCCGCTTTAGTCGATATGGCAGAAACAAATCTACAAAATGGGGAATCATTACCGCAACCTAACCCAACAATAACTGATCCTGAATCCGATTTAGAAGAACCGATCTACCTCCTTTTAAACGCCACTCCTCATATTCAAATTATTCCCGACTTAGCAACATCATGA
- a CDS encoding type II toxin-antitoxin system HicA family toxin has protein sequence MKRRDLLRHLSQNGCQLLREGGSHSIWENTANKKRTSVPRHREIPNFTVLKICKQLEIPEP, from the coding sequence ATGAAACGTCGAGATTTATTGCGACATCTAAGTCAGAATGGTTGTCAACTGTTACGAGAAGGAGGATCGCATTCTATTTGGGAAAATACGGCTAATAAAAAGCGTACTTCTGTACCTAGACATAGAGAAATTCCTAATTTTACAGTCCTCAAAATATGTAAACAATTAGAAATTCCAGAACCATAA
- a CDS encoding Uma2 family endonuclease, with product MFTDLLNLPINRDRATCGDQTLILAGMTWDDYEKLTQEDYGYRISYCNGVITIVSPSKNHERIAEVINGLIKTYCRKYNLPYFPMGSTTLKKPPLAGKEPDHSFAFETDKSIPDLAVEVTYTSGSIVDLEKYKYLEVKEVWFWDNQEITFYYLVNGNYRKIERSICLPKLTANFLITFVNRGLIETPLTIEEDFSNSLE from the coding sequence GTGTTTACAGATTTATTAAACCTTCCTATTAATCGCGATCGCGCTACTTGTGGCGATCAAACCCTTATTCTAGCTGGTATGACTTGGGATGACTACGAAAAATTAACTCAAGAAGATTATGGGTATCGCATCTCTTATTGCAATGGAGTAATAACAATTGTGTCTCCGAGTAAAAACCATGAAAGGATAGCGGAAGTCATCAATGGTTTAATTAAAACTTACTGTCGCAAGTATAATTTACCTTATTTTCCCATGGGTTCAACCACCTTAAAAAAACCTCCTTTAGCAGGAAAAGAACCTGATCATAGTTTTGCTTTTGAAACCGATAAATCTATTCCCGATTTAGCGGTGGAAGTGACTTATACAAGTGGTAGTATCGTTGACTTAGAAAAGTATAAATACTTGGAAGTCAAGGAAGTTTGGTTTTGGGATAATCAGGAAATTACCTTTTATTATCTAGTTAATGGGAACTATCGTAAAATAGAGAGGAGTATTTGTCTGCCCAAATTAACGGCTAACTTTTTAATTACTTTTGTTAATCGAGGACTGATAGAAACTCCACTCACGATTGAAGAAGATTTTTCTAATTCATTAGAGTAA
- a CDS encoding DUF4112 domain-containing protein has product MRQPFSENSPQTSNAYLRVQRLSQFLDNAIVIPGTSYRVGFDPLLGLFPGVGDYFGAFLSGYIVLEAAKIGASRVTLIRMIVNVVIDTIVGLVPGMGDIFDVFWKANARNVMLLQKQLESGERREKADWLFLGGLLLILLIIVLGMASLSFWILVSLIQASPFFGITLMN; this is encoded by the coding sequence ATGCGTCAACCTTTTTCAGAAAATTCTCCTCAAACCAGCAACGCCTATTTGCGAGTACAGCGACTCAGCCAATTTCTCGACAATGCAATTGTGATTCCAGGAACTTCTTATCGGGTAGGTTTTGACCCCTTATTAGGCTTATTCCCAGGGGTAGGAGACTATTTCGGGGCGTTTTTATCAGGCTATATTGTGTTAGAAGCAGCCAAAATTGGGGCTTCTCGTGTTACCTTGATTCGGATGATTGTTAATGTGGTTATTGATACAATTGTTGGTCTAGTTCCAGGAATGGGGGATATTTTTGATGTCTTCTGGAAAGCCAATGCTAGAAATGTGATGTTACTACAAAAACAATTAGAATCGGGGGAAAGAAGAGAAAAAGCAGACTGGTTATTTTTAGGTGGATTACTTTTAATATTATTGATTATTGTTCTTGGAATGGCTAGCTTAAGTTTTTGGATTTTAGTTTCATTAATTCAAGCCAGTCCCTTTTTTGGGATTACTCTAATGAATTAG
- a CDS encoding phospholipase D-like domain-containing protein, with product MSHDIVDNRQEKLVDKINSILSTSESAHFAVGYFFLSGFTAIAPRLTQIKHLSLLIGNTTNRETLDQLAEGYRRLEIVQDTLEEQNYAKRSIRKEIAEETAGNLRSTVELMDQTDEAQTLVKNLIQMIEVRLQRLFVVRLLCNC from the coding sequence ATGTCTCATGATATTGTTGATAATCGCCAAGAAAAACTCGTTGATAAAATTAATAGTATCCTCTCCACATCTGAATCTGCCCATTTTGCTGTAGGCTACTTTTTCCTTTCAGGATTTACAGCGATCGCCCCTCGTCTTACTCAGATCAAACACCTTAGTCTTCTCATTGGCAATACCACCAACCGCGAAACGTTGGATCAATTGGCAGAGGGTTATCGTCGCTTAGAAATTGTCCAAGACACTTTAGAAGAACAAAACTATGCCAAGCGCAGTATTCGCAAAGAAATTGCCGAAGAAACAGCAGGAAATCTCCGTTCCACCGTAGAGTTAATGGATCAGACAGATGAGGCGCAAACTCTAGTGAAAAATCTGATCCAAATGATTGAAGTACGATTGCAACGATTATTTGTAGTCAGGCTTTTGTGTAACTGTTAG
- a CDS encoding DUF2283 domain-containing protein: MKVKYFQDTDTLYIEFRVNQIVETKDLDENTILDLDDQGNICAITFEHASLKTDLKDFTVEGIAVL, from the coding sequence ATGAAAGTTAAATATTTTCAAGACACAGATACTCTCTACATTGAATTTCGGGTTAATCAAATTGTTGAGACTAAAGATCTTGATGAAAATACAATTTTAGATTTAGATGATCAAGGAAATATCTGCGCGATTACCTTTGAACACGCGAGTCTAAAAACCGATCTCAAGGATTTTACTGTTGAAGGAATTGCCGTTTTGTAG
- the purM gene encoding phosphoribosylformylglycinamidine cyclo-ligase has product MDYQQAGVNIEAGRSFVDQIRALVQKTHRPEVLGGLGGFGGYFELPTGYQEPILVSGTDGVGTKLKIAHTLNHHNTVGIDLVAMCVNDILTSGAEPLFFLDYIATGKLEPDQLTAVVEGISAGCEKSGCALLGGETAEMPGFYQGGEYDLAGFCVGIVEKSQLKDGSQVKLRDRAIGLASQGLHSNGFSLVRKIIADNNINWSSQFPEFEGKTLGEVVLTPTEIYVKPVLEVIRAGYDIHGMAHITGGGLPENLPRCLSENQSISLNPKSWAVPPIFSWLAQQGNLTTKTLYETFNMGIGFVLIVPPDIAEELVSWFNERHLYAYDLGEVVSGSGEVLGLD; this is encoded by the coding sequence ATGGATTATCAACAAGCAGGTGTCAATATTGAAGCTGGACGGTCATTTGTGGATCAAATCCGCGCCCTTGTCCAAAAAACCCATCGTCCTGAAGTGTTAGGAGGTTTAGGAGGCTTTGGTGGCTATTTTGAACTACCCACTGGCTACCAAGAACCCATCTTAGTTTCGGGGACGGATGGTGTAGGAACAAAACTTAAAATTGCTCATACTTTGAATCACCACAATACTGTGGGAATTGACTTAGTGGCAATGTGCGTTAATGATATTTTGACCTCAGGGGCGGAGCCACTGTTTTTTCTGGACTATATTGCAACAGGAAAACTAGAACCTGACCAATTAACAGCAGTGGTGGAAGGGATTAGTGCTGGCTGTGAAAAGAGTGGTTGTGCGCTACTCGGGGGAGAAACCGCAGAAATGCCTGGATTTTATCAAGGGGGAGAATATGATTTAGCTGGCTTTTGTGTGGGAATCGTGGAGAAGAGTCAGTTAAAGGATGGATCACAGGTAAAATTGCGCGATCGCGCGATCGGTTTAGCCAGTCAAGGCTTACACAGCAATGGCTTTAGTCTCGTTCGTAAAATCATCGCTGATAACAATATTAATTGGTCAAGTCAGTTTCCAGAATTTGAGGGAAAAACTTTAGGGGAAGTAGTGCTGACTCCCACTGAAATTTATGTTAAACCTGTTTTAGAAGTAATTCGTGCTGGATATGATATTCATGGGATGGCGCATATTACAGGCGGTGGACTTCCAGAAAATCTTCCCCGTTGTTTAAGCGAAAATCAAAGTATAAGTTTAAATCCCAAAAGTTGGGCAGTTCCGCCGATCTTCTCTTGGTTAGCACAACAAGGAAACCTCACCACCAAAACCCTCTATGAGACATTTAACATGGGAATCGGATTTGTTCTCATTGTTCCGCCTGACATTGCTGAGGAATTAGTCTCATGGTTTAATGAACGTCATCTCTACGCCTATGATCTCGGCGAAGTGGTATCTGGTTCAGGAGAAGTCCTTGGCTTAGATTGA
- a CDS encoding septal ring lytic transglycosylase RlpA family protein, which yields MKKPIQQLMKVAFVTSALALGSSAVGMASATALSFNAPNEVNETRNSLESSSEKLLAHQLQGEASWYGPNFKGQTTANGETFNPSEMTAAHRTLPLGSRVRVTNQRNNQSVVVRINDRGPYAGGRVIDLSRAAAEAIGMRGSGVAPVSIQVIE from the coding sequence ATGAAGAAGCCAATTCAACAACTAATGAAAGTTGCTTTTGTAACAAGTGCGCTAGCCTTAGGAAGTTCCGCAGTTGGAATGGCATCCGCTACCGCCTTATCGTTTAATGCCCCTAATGAAGTAAATGAAACGAGAAATTCCCTAGAAAGCAGTTCTGAAAAATTATTAGCCCACCAACTACAGGGAGAAGCCTCTTGGTATGGCCCTAATTTCAAAGGTCAAACCACGGCTAATGGCGAAACCTTTAACCCGTCTGAGATGACAGCCGCCCATCGCACGTTACCCTTGGGAAGTCGTGTTAGAGTGACAAACCAACGTAATAACCAGTCTGTTGTTGTGCGAATTAATGATCGTGGCCCTTATGCGGGAGGAAGAGTGATAGACTTATCCCGTGCTGCTGCGGAAGCAATTGGAATGCGTGGTTCTGGCGTAGCACCGGTTAGCATTCAAGTGATTGAATAA
- a CDS encoding bifunctional pantoate--beta-alanine ligase/(d)CMP kinase, with translation MRLFKTIAGVRTELKSAWQTDQTVGLVPTMGALHSGHLSLISHARQDNDLVVVTIFVNPLQFEPGSDLEQYPRQLEQDCQICEEAGVDIVFAPTVGELYPQAKQVQGTETQEELTHVVPPASMTSQMCGESRPGHFQGVATVVTKLFNIIQPTRAYFGEKDAQQLAIIRRLVTDLNFPVEICACPIVREESGLAYSSRNQYLTPQQRKQAQGLYQGLKRAKQALEQKQVRDATELLEILREDAPWSPSQFDYTALVDPETLQPLKKVEKKGLLALAVYLGKTRLIDNMILRDRAPIIAIDGPAGAGKSTVTRLVAKKLGLLYLDTGAMYRALTWLVLNSETAIDDEAGVAELISQCDLELLVGSRPDVPVEVRVNGKEVTDAIRSAIVTRNVSAIAAQKAVREKLVSQQREWGEKGGLVAEGRDIGTNVFPHADLKIFLTASVTERAKRRQKELTAQGKEIIDLAQLQGEIEQRDAYDSDRAIAPLKKAPDAIELITDGLSIEEVIAKIVQLYEREKS, from the coding sequence GTGCGTCTGTTTAAAACCATTGCAGGAGTCCGAACTGAACTAAAATCAGCATGGCAAACTGATCAAACGGTCGGTTTAGTTCCCACCATGGGGGCGTTGCATTCGGGTCATCTCAGTTTAATCTCTCACGCCCGACAAGACAATGATCTAGTTGTGGTGACAATTTTTGTTAATCCGTTACAGTTTGAACCAGGTTCTGATTTGGAACAGTATCCTCGTCAATTGGAACAAGATTGCCAAATTTGTGAGGAAGCAGGGGTAGATATTGTTTTTGCGCCCACTGTGGGAGAATTATATCCTCAAGCAAAACAGGTACAAGGAACTGAGACGCAAGAAGAATTAACTCATGTCGTTCCCCCGGCAAGTATGACTTCTCAAATGTGTGGCGAGAGTCGCCCCGGACATTTTCAAGGAGTCGCTACAGTCGTGACGAAGTTATTTAATATTATCCAACCCACTCGCGCTTATTTTGGGGAGAAAGATGCACAACAGCTTGCTATTATTCGACGATTAGTCACTGACTTGAATTTTCCTGTGGAAATTTGTGCTTGTCCGATTGTACGAGAGGAGTCAGGATTAGCTTATAGTTCGCGGAATCAATATTTAACGCCTCAACAGCGGAAACAGGCGCAAGGATTATATCAAGGATTAAAACGGGCAAAACAGGCGCTTGAGCAAAAACAAGTTCGTGACGCTACAGAATTACTTGAAATTTTACGAGAGGATGCTCCTTGGTCACCTTCCCAGTTTGATTATACAGCGTTGGTTGATCCAGAGACTTTACAACCCCTCAAAAAAGTTGAGAAAAAGGGGTTATTGGCATTAGCAGTTTATTTGGGGAAAACGAGATTGATTGATAATATGATACTACGCGATCGCGCTCCCATTATTGCCATTGATGGGCCAGCAGGTGCGGGAAAATCCACAGTAACTCGTCTAGTGGCAAAAAAATTAGGCTTATTATACCTAGATACAGGGGCAATGTATCGGGCGTTAACTTGGTTAGTGCTTAATTCAGAAACTGCCATTGATGATGAAGCAGGGGTAGCAGAATTAATCTCTCAATGTGACCTAGAATTATTGGTGGGGAGTCGTCCTGATGTTCCTGTGGAAGTAAGAGTGAATGGGAAAGAGGTAACGGATGCTATTCGTAGCGCGATCGTTACTCGTAATGTTTCCGCGATCGCGGCTCAAAAAGCGGTTCGGGAGAAATTAGTCTCTCAACAACGAGAATGGGGAGAAAAAGGGGGCTTAGTTGCAGAAGGGCGTGATATTGGCACGAATGTGTTTCCTCATGCTGATTTAAAGATTTTTCTCACTGCATCTGTGACGGAACGGGCAAAACGACGGCAAAAGGAATTAACTGCTCAGGGCAAAGAAATAATTGATTTAGCACAATTACAGGGGGAAATTGAACAGCGAGATGCCTATGATAGCGATCGCGCGATCGCCCCTCTGAAAAAAGCACCTGATGCCATTGAATTAATTACAGATGGGTTAAGTATCGAAGAAGTTATTGCTAAAATTGTCCAGTTGTATGAGAGGGAAAAAAGTTGA